The following DNA comes from bacterium.
GTTTGTCACCGGGGATTGCGAGGGAGTTACCATGATGCCCTCATCAGTTAAATGGTCAAACAAATCTTCAAAAAAATCTTTTCCTGTTAAATGCTGGATTGTGCAGATAGGGTCATAAGCATCAACCAGGATAATATCAAATTTTTCTTTAACCTCATTGATATATTTAGAACCATCGTTAAAAACAATTTTTACCCGTTTGTCGCTTAATCCCGCGCTAAGCGCGGGAAAATATTTTTTGCTTGTTTCAACCACCATTTTGTCAATCTCAACAACTGTAATCTGCTTAACATCTTTGTGCTTAATTACTTCCCTTACGACACCGCCGTCTCCGCCCCCTACTACCAGCACATTTCCGGGATTAGGATGTACGAATAACGGGACATGAGAAATCATCTCGTGGTAAATATATTCGTCCTTTTCCGTAAGGACAATTACGCCGCCCAAAATCAATACTTTGCCAAATTCATAAGTATCAAATACTTCTATTTTCTGAAAATGGCTTTTGCCGCTGAAACATATTTCTTTGACTTTTATTTCAAGCCTTATTTTATCAAACCTGCCGTCCGTTATCCACAAATTGCATGAATCAGATTGAAATGTTTCCTCTTTCATATTCAATCTCCTTCGCTATATTGTTATTATTCTTGTCGGTTCAATACAATTGAAATTAGTCGCGCTGGCGTTTGTGTATGAGCCCATATTCGGGAATATCAGCATATCGCCGATATCCAATTCCGGAAGCAATATATTCTTATAGACGATATCAAAAGAATCGCAGGTGGGTCCGGCAACCACACACGGTTTAAGTTCACCGCATTTTTCATACAGGATTTTATAATCACAGGCGTCATACACCTTGCCGGAAAAGGTCGAATAGAGCCCGTCGTCAATATAATACCAGTAAATACCCTTTCTTTTCGATTTTCCAACCACGCTCGCGACAAGCGTAAGGCTTGTCGCGGAAATAAACCTGCCCGGTTCCGCGATAAGCCGGCAATCTCTAAAATTTTTTTCCAGGTAATTATTTATAATGGAACATGAATAATCAATAGGTATGACATTTTTTGTATAACTGACAGGAAAACCGCCGCCGATATCCAGGGTATCAAAATATATTTCTTCGAGTGCGGCCAATTTGAATAAATCTTTGCAATATTCCAATGCTTCAATATATTTATAGGCATTTATATTCTGCGATCCGACATGAAAACTGATGCCTTTTACCGCAATACCTTCATTATGGGCTTTTTTAATCAAGTCCAGCGCATCTTTCGGTTCAGCGCCGAATTTCAGGGATAAATCAACAGGGCAGTCGGGGTTTGAAATTGAAATCCTGATCAAAACATCTAAATCTTTCCTGAAGTCCCTGAGCTTCGGAATTTCATATTCGTTGTCGATAATAAACAATTTAATTCCAAAATCAAGCGCGTATTTAATATCTTCTTTTTTTTTAATCGGGTGCGTGTAAATACATTTTGACGCGGGAATGTTGAGCCCCTCAAGAATTTTTATCTCACCAATGGAGGCCAAATCAAAAAAACCATCAATCTCTTTAATGGCCGTTAAAACCTCGATATTCGGGTTCGATTTAACGGCATAGTATAAATCTACTGACGGCAGGTGCTTTTTCAGGATATTATAATTCTCTTTGACCTGGCCCTTCGAGAGAAGTAAAAGGGGCGAGCCGAATTTGTCAATATAGGTTTTTGCTTTTTTAAAGGAAATCATTTATTTTTCAACTCAACAATATCAAGCCGGGAATATAAATTACAATCTACTTTTTCGGAAAATTCGTGCTTTTTGTCCGTCAGTACAGGCGCACGCTGTTTTCTGATAGCACTTATAAACGGGAATTCCGACTGCATTGATTCATGCATTAATCCTGAATACGCGTTGAGTTTCCCGATTTTACGTTCTTTTAAAATACGCGATATCCTGTCTTGTTTCAATTTCGACGTGTCTATGGCGTCGGAACAAACCCCTATTGACCATAGTGTAGCATACATCTGAATATATAAATAAAAAATATTCACATTTACAAACATGCTTTCCAGTGTCTTTATTATAGAATTAAAAATATTCGGTCTTGAGACGGGGGATTCAGTATGCATTGTCAAAATGCCGTTTTTATCTTTAAACGCTTTTTTGACATATTGAAAAAATTCTTTAGTATAAAGCATTATTGACGGCCCGAAAGGGTCCGTCATATCCATAATTACCACGTCAAATTTGTCTTTTGTGTTTTCCAGGTAGCCCCTTCCGTCACCTACAATAACTTTTACTCGTTTATCCCTGAAGCAGTTGTTATTGACATGCGCCAGGTATTTTTTTGAAAATTCTATGACCTCGCCGTCAAGTTCAACCATCACGGCATTTTTAACGGTATTATGCTTTAAGACTTCCCTTAAAATACCGCCGTCGCCGGCACCAATAATTAAAATATTTTCCGGAAATGGGTGTGAACACAGGGCTGGATGAACCATAGGTTCATGATATAAAAACTCATTTTTCTCGCCTACCTGAGTAACATTATCAAGCAGTAAAACATTTCCAAACTCAGGTGTTTCCAAAAGCTCTATTTTTTGAAACTTTGTATTTTTTGAGATTAATGTTTTTTTTACCCTGTAAAAA
Coding sequences within:
- a CDS encoding type III PLP-dependent enzyme; amino-acid sequence: MISFKKAKTYIDKFGSPLLLLSKGQVKENYNILKKHLPSVDLYYAVKSNPNIEVLTAIKEIDGFFDLASIGEIKILEGLNIPASKCIYTHPIKKKEDIKYALDFGIKLFIIDNEYEIPKLRDFRKDLDVLIRISISNPDCPVDLSLKFGAEPKDALDLIKKAHNEGIAVKGISFHVGSQNINAYKYIEALEYCKDLFKLAALEEIYFDTLDIGGGFPVSYTKNVIPIDYSCSIINNYLEKNFRDCRLIAEPGRFISATSLTLVASVVGKSKRKGIYWYYIDDGLYSTFSGKVYDACDYKILYEKCGELKPCVVAGPTCDSFDIVYKNILLPELDIGDMLIFPNMGSYTNASATNFNCIEPTRIITI
- the speE gene encoding polyamine aminopropyltransferase; its protein translation is MKEETFQSDSCNLWITDGRFDKIRLEIKVKEICFSGKSHFQKIEVFDTYEFGKVLILGGVIVLTEKDEYIYHEMISHVPLFVHPNPGNVLVVGGGDGGVVREVIKHKDVKQITVVEIDKMVVETSKKYFPALSAGLSDKRVKIVFNDGSKYINEVKEKFDIILVDAYDPICTIQHLTGKDFFEDLFDHLTDEGIMVTPSQSPVTNFNLVKKTYKGLADIFPISKLYLSCLPSSPFGMMSFIFCSKKYDPEKNIIENKSDNFAIKYYNSNIHKASFALPDFINGMLQKGEK
- the speE gene encoding polyamine aminopropyltransferase, encoding MSNKRERYIVEKLNPNFGYFYRVKKTLISKNTKFQKIELLETPEFGNVLLLDNVTQVGEKNEFLYHEPMVHPALCSHPFPENILIIGAGDGGILREVLKHNTVKNAVMVELDGEVIEFSKKYLAHVNNNCFRDKRVKVIVGDGRGYLENTKDKFDVVIMDMTDPFGPSIMLYTKEFFQYVKKAFKDKNGILTMHTESPVSRPNIFNSIIKTLESMFVNVNIFYLYIQMYATLWSIGVCSDAIDTSKLKQDRISRILKERKIGKLNAYSGLMHESMQSEFPFISAIRKQRAPVLTDKKHEFSEKVDCNLYSRLDIVELKNK